A window of Candidatus Anaeroferrophillus wilburensis genomic DNA:
AAATTGGTATGACGGCGGCAACGGCGAGTCGGAGAGTGATGTGGGCACGCTGCTGGAATATGACCTGACGGGAACCTTTTTTGACCGTCGGCCCTGTCCGATAAGTTTTTTTTCCCGGTCTGCAAGACGATCTATCCAGCGCCGTTTTGCCGGTAACTATGATTTGGATACGGTCAATCATGGTCTTTCCCTGACATGGCGCAATCAGCAGCTGCCCATCAGCCTGGGTTTTCGCCGCTACAGCAGTGAAACCGATGGCCTGGAGCTTGACCGGCAGCAGACCAGCGACACGGTGACCGCCTCGGCTTCCCATTTTTATGGTGACCTGAGCCGTACGGAGTTCAGTTTATATCATGCTGACGATGAAACGGATTATGGTGTTTTTGGCCGGACTGAGGATAATCGAACAACCGAGTACAATTTGACCAATGCCCTCACCTGGGGCGATCATAATCGGCCCAGTACTCTCTCCTCTGCTTATCTCTACCGCAATGAAAACGGAACCAACGATTCCTCATCGTCTGACTGGCGGGAGTTGCTGCGGCTGCAGCTGGGCAAGGCTTTGCGCTGGACCCTTGACTATGACCAGCGCCGGAATGAGTATGAGGATGTAGAACGGCGGGAGGAGACTGTTGGCAGCCGGTTGGAGCACCAGCTATATGACAGTCTTTCTACCCGCCTTTCCTATGAAGAGCGGACCCTTGAGATTGACGACGGCTCGGAAGATGAGTGGGAAGGCGGCATCGGCTTCTCCTATCAGAAACAACTGCCGGCGGCAAGCCACCTTGCCCTTGGCTATGATTTTACCTACGGCGAAACCGATCGCCGCGGGACCGCCGATGACCGGTTTGTCATCGGCGAACCACTGATCATGGAGCTCCTGGGGCCTAATGACTTGGTTTTTGCCGATGTGGTTGCTGGCAGCATCACCGTGCTTTCCGCCGATCGCCTAGTTACCTATGTGGAGGGTGTTGATTACACGATTACCCAGATGGGCCGACAGACGGAACTGCTGCTTACCGCCGGCAGCCTCATCAGCCCAGGGGACCAGGTTGTGGTTGATTACCGCTATCGGGTTGATCCCGGCATCTCTTTTGCCACCACCACCAACCAGGCATTTGCTTCCTTGTCGCTTTTTTCCCGTCGTTACCGTCTCTATGCCAGCTTCTACAATCTTGACCAGGAGCTGCTTTCAGCCAATTCTGGCAGCGGTGACCCCATGCTGCTCAGCGCGGTGACCAGTACTATGCTGGGAATGGAGGCTGTGAGGGGTTACCATACCTGTGGTTTGGAGATTGCCGATTATGACTCAACTACCGATGCCAGGCAGTATGTCCAGGGGGTCTGGCGCTATGCCCGCTATTTCCGGATCCATTACCTGATGCTGATGGTCCGTGACCGTTATACCCGCTATGAGGCGATGGCTGAGGATGTTGGTGGTGATGACGGGGAAAATGTTCTGGACGCCGGTTTTGCCTACCGGCGGCGCCTGCCCTATGGCGCCATGGCCGGGTTCAGCGTTAATTATCTCAACCAGCGTGGCCGGGATAATGACCGTGACGAGCTGGATATTGATTGTTCCTACAAGCTGCGGGTCGGCCGTTTGGAGCTGGAGCTGCAGGCCACCCAGCAGTGGGAGTGGCAGGCCAGCCGCCGCGACCGGGACGACCGGGTAATGCTGACGTTCCGCCGCTATCTCTAAGGGCTTTGTAAACAGTCCATGTAAGAAGCTGTCAGGTTTCAGGTTTGTGGTCATTCTCGCCTGCCATCCCTGGCCGGCTCCGAGGTGTCCGCCGCGAATCACCATCCGGGTGATTCGTCCGGCGGCCAAAACCGCTTAAAACCTGAAACCTGACAGCGTATTTCCCCCGGCTCATGTGCCATAGGTTTATGTCAAGAAAAGCGGAAAAATTGACGAAGGGATAGCTATGATGGCCGATATTGAACCCACCTATAGACGTCGTTTTATCCTCAAAATCTGTACTTGCTTTCTGGTGACCGTTGCTGCCGTCAGTTTTGGCCTCTACGGTTATCTTGATCGGCCATTTGCCGGCGGTTATCTGGCTGCCATTTCCACTCTCGACCAGCTGCAGCATGATATTCTTCTCGGTGTTGTGGTGTCCATTGCCGTTCAGCTGCTGGTGTTTGCCGTGCTGGTGTTTGCCATCTCTCTTTTCTGGACCCATAAAATTGCCGGTCCTCTCTATCGCCTGAAAAAAACCTTTTGCCGTATTGGTGTCGGAGACTTTTCTCCCATGGCGGGGCTGCGCCGCGGTGATCAGCTCCAGGAGGTGCCGTCCCAGTTCAATGCCGGCCTGGCGGTCTATGGGGAGACCATGGCCCGGACCAGCCGGGAACTGCAGGCCCTGCTGGACGAGCTTGCGACCATGGAACGAGATGTCCCTACCGCCCGGATGGTCGAGCGGGAGCGGCTGTCGGGGGTTGATGCCCGTATCCAGGCACTTATACTCGAACAGGAACGGCTGCTGCATGCGTAAAACTCTTGGCCTGATAGTTATGTTGCTGGTGGTTTCGTTGTTTCTTTGCCAGCTGGGATCAGAAAATACCAATCCTCACTTGGGGGAGGTGGCCTGCGATGAATGTCACCTGGGTGTCCCGACGGCCGGCGATGCCGGCAGCAAGCTGTTTGTTGCCGATATCGAGACCCTCTGCCTCCGCTGCCACCGCGATATTACCCTCGCCATGTCTCATCCCGTGGCCCTCAAGCCCACGTTTTCCCTGCCTGTCGATATGCCTCTTGACTGGAAAGGGGAACTGACGTGCTCCACCTGCCATTACATGCATGAGCATGATGACCAGCCGTACCATGACCAGGCTGTTTTTCTCCGACGCAATTCGGTCGGCCAGGCGTTCTGTCAGGAGTGCCACCAGCAGGGCTTCATGATGAATCGGACCCTCGGTCACAGCCTGGCCAAAAGTGATGCCCATTACACGCCCTATGGCAGCAGTGCCGCCGCCGACAGTTTCGGTGGAACTGATGCATCCCCTCTGCTGGATGAGTCGTCATCGGCCTGCCTCACCTGCCACGATGGTTCCATAGCCCGTGATGAAGGGACAACGGAGATGAGTGCCGGGGCAATCTCCCTGGGAGCAGGAATCTGGCGTCATGACGGTGATTACGGCCGCAACAGCCATCCCTTGGGGGTCAGGTATGGTGATGCCCGACGCCGGCGCAGCGGCTACCGTGATGCCGCCATGCTGCCCAGCGTCATCCGGTTGCCGGGGGGGAAGGTTGAATGTGTTTCCTGCCATAATCCTTACTCTACCAATGATTCACTGCTGGTTATTGACAATCGCGGGAGTCGGTTATGTCTGACATGCCATCTCAAATGAAGAAAAAGTCCTATGTCCGGCGAACCTACCTGGTTGACCGGACTTTCCAGGTTCGTTTTTCGCTGCTTTTTTTCGGTGGCGTAATGGTGCTCGGCCTGCTGGCCGGGGTGGCCACCTATGTGCCGGCCAGAAATATGCTTGTCCGCCATCTCTATTCACCCCATATTTCCTTTGCCGCCTCCGGCGAGATTCTCGCCAGGCTGTTTATCTGGCTGAATGTCGGTTTTGCCTTACCGTTGATTGTCTTTTCTCTGATGCTGGTTACCTGGTATGTCCGGCGGACGGCCGGTTCTCTGCAAAGGCTGCGGGCCAGCCTGGCAGTCTTGGCCGCCGGCCGGATTCCCCCAGCGCTTTTTTTTCGCCGTCGTGACCCTTTAA
This region includes:
- a CDS encoding cytochrome c3 family protein; translated protein: MPLDWKGELTCSTCHYMHEHDDQPYHDQAVFLRRNSVGQAFCQECHQQGFMMNRTLGHSLAKSDAHYTPYGSSAAADSFGGTDASPLLDESSSACLTCHDGSIARDEGTTEMSAGAISLGAGIWRHDGDYGRNSHPLGVRYGDARRRRSGYRDAAMLPSVIRLPGGKVECVSCHNPYSTNDSLLVIDNRGSRLCLTCHLK